Below is a window of Leishmania infantum JPCM5 genome chromosome 2 DNA.
GCACTCCTCGAAACGGAGGAGTGCGCTGCTGTAGCAATACTTCACACAAAACATGCATCCGAAAACTCCGCAGGAACGCCCCTACGTGGTTGTATTGCATACGAGtactcctttttttttcctcttttttaTGAGAGttgtttccttttctttgcccttcttcgtttttttttctggtgtgtgtgtgtgtgtgtgtgtgtgcgtgtgtgtgtgcgtgttgttgttgttgaaAGATACTTGTAATATGTTGAGGGGAGATGatgcggcgcacacacgcacacgcatacacagcGCAACCATCAAAAGACGCCaaagggaagggaaagcGTGTCATTCTCGAAAGAGAGCAGTTGTTGTTGCCCCTTCTTTCCCACGCCACCATCCCCCGCACCCAACAGGggccacaccaccgccaggCCACCGGACCACCACAGGGCCCCATTGCGTGGCGCGAAGCGGCGCTAGACGCGCACGAAAACACCGCCTACGCACCCACCGGGGCAAGGCCCCTGCCCCAaaccccacccacacacacacaggccgccccacagccgccccaccagcaggcagcgcGACGGCCGAGCGGCACGTTTGGGCCGCACGGGCACCCCGCCCACCAAACGGAGGGCGCAAACACGTTCACCGCCGCAGGCCGCcccggcgcagcaccgccattCACGACCCGAACGCCGGCatccgcggcgacggccagCCCTGACCCGCCCCCATCTCGTGCGTGCTGGACCCTGTCACAACGagaagcggctcggcgtTGGAAGGGATAGAGGGGGTGAGGAGatgaggggaggagaggatgaGGGGCTCCGCTTGGCCTCCTCCCACAGAGTGGGGGTTCTTGGACCCCCCCGACCACCCCGCACTGAGgcgctcccccctcctcactcTTCCCGTGCCCGTCATCCGGGTGGGGGTGAAACACAAAAAGTTGGGGGAGGGAAACGAAGCACATGAAGATACCCGTCGCTTCATACATGCAAGACAGAGAAAGATGACGcactaaaaaaaaaataataaaGACAACCCAaaacgacacacacacacgcatgcgcacgcgaaaaaaagagagaacgaaAGGTGAAGCGTGGGTGAGGAGTGGAGCCTGCAGCGGGAGACGCGCTGAAGATCGTAGCGCAGAATGATATGTTTGGAATGAGCGAGAGAAGATAAAGGAGCGCGGGccaggggaggggtgggatGAAGCAGGAAGATccgatatatatatatatatatatattaaTAATAATAATGGAAGGAAACAGGGATTGAGGCACATCGACATGCAAAAgaggggaaaaggggggagggggcgatgGAGGTGACGACAAGcaaacgaagaggaggaggagcagaggaGGACAGCAAAGCAGAAACataaaaaaaggaaaacaaacgAAAGAAATCATCGGCAACAGAGAAAACcaaaagagaggcagagagagaggaagccAGACATGATTTTTGTGTACAAGACAGTCGACGAGACCTTTACAAAAAGTGAAGGCCTCCGGCCAGCAAAGACAGCCTGTCGGGGCCTCCAACGCACATGCCAGTGAAGGCGAGTCACTTATGCGTGCGTTCGTCAGTCGCCGTCTCCCTTTGCGTTCTCTTTTTGGTTCGTAggtcgttttttttttcgcgtgtgtgtgtgtgtgtgtgtgtcgttgttgttgtgttgTGTTGTTTTGATTTCAGGTGCAATCCTTCACGGAGAGATGCAGCATATAGGTACGCACAAGAACGCAGGAAAGGGATGCGGAAACATGGTGGCAAGGCGCAAGacaggagggggaggagggagggactCGCAATGGAGATGAACAGCTGGAGCTCTACAGAAAAACAAAGATGACCACATACGAGGAACGCGTGTCGTACACGCCcaccggaaaaaaaaagaggcgcgcgagcgcgGAAACAAAGACattcgccgcagcgcacacacgcacaatacacacacacaagcgcgctAGAGATCGCCCCACAGGTCCTTCGGGCGCACGTACAGAGAAACCTGAAGAAAGTCGCAACGCATCTCTTCTCTCAAGCGCGCGGGCAATCACGTGCAAGGTaacccaaaaaaaaaatgccaACACAGcggagggaagagagagggagagagaccaGAGGGACGGTTGGAAAGCGTGAGTGGCACAAGCAACACGACAACACTCAGAGGAAAAATAAAATGAAACACAAAAGACGGAGGGAGTGGGAAAAGgcacgaaaaacaaaaacgaaaaaaaatgtGCAGCAGGAGCATCCTCAAAcgcgaaaaaagaaaacgagagcAAAATCGCCACAACGCAGAGACACGGACGTCGGAGTGCCCTCCCACAatgagaaagggagggggaagaaagagggggagggggtaacAGAAACACCACGAAAGAGATAACATCTAAGAATATGAAACATGCGCACcatgagagggagggagagagagaggggggggagggagccaAAATGTAGCAGTGCTTCCTCACCACGCCCTCACAGAAACGTGGAAGGGCAAGCGCGGCAGGCGTGAGAGGGGGTAGCGCTtgaacacacgcgcagacgaAAGGAGAAGTACAGATcaacggagagagggaggggggcggaggCCACCGCTCCTCGAAGCGTGTGCACAACGCAGACACGTGAGCAGCTTCCTTGTTTCTCtcgaagagagggggggaacAAGAAGGAGAAGTAGATGGCGAAAGAAGCgagagcacacgcacacatatatatatatatatatcgatAAATATATCATTAAACAGAATcgaaaaaaagggggcaCAAGaaaacagcagcggcacatgTCAAACAtgtgcccccacccccaccccacccacccgtTGACGTTCGGGAatgacgcgcgtgtgcgtcttgACTGTTTGCAGCACTCAAGACGCAAAGCTGTGAGACGAGGGGCTTGGGTGTACGACGGAAGAAAACGCCTGCCCCAACGCAATCCAACAACTCCTCAGCGTGGACCATCAGCTACTTCGCCCGGTCCCGGCCTATGCGGTAAGTTCCGAgtccggcggcggcggcggtcacACCAGTTTTGACGAGTCGAGCGATTGAGCGCTTCCGACGGAATGCAGGTCGAAGCGGTCACCGGCATTCGCACAGTTCATGCCCCCGTTATTGTTCGGTCCGTTGGAGCTGACTTGGTGATTGCCACCGAGGCCGCCGGCCCCGCCACCCGTTCGGCTGCCAAGTCCGTTGCGGTGAagcgcttgctgctgctgctgcatgcgacggcgacgcgccaccacctccaccatcCAGTCATGAATGGAAGTGTCTCGGGCTTGCAGGATGGGGTGGTAGAAAagctccgctgccgtgctgcgctggTTGGGATTGCGCTGCAGACAGGCGAGGAGGAAATCGCGTACGCCCGGTACGTCGCATTCGATGGGCAGCTCACTGTTCTCGCCCATGGCGCGGTAGTAATCGCACATTTCTGGAAGCCCcagcgcgtgctgcggcaaCTCCACAGACAGCACCTCGGCAGCGATGCAGCCGATAGACCACACATCACAGGCACGCCCGTACGGATCCCCGACCAAAATCTCAGGAGCCATGTACGCGAACGTGCCTCTGATAAGCCGAAGGTCTCCACCGTGCTTGTGCACAGCCGTGCCAAAGTCCGTAATCTTGATGTGCCCCTGGCGAAAGAGGACGTTGTCCGGCTTCAAGTCGCGATGCACGATGCGCATGTTGTGCAGATAGGAAACGGCACTGATGATCTCCCGCAGCAGATGTTTGATCTCTGGGGGGTTCACCAGCTTTCCGCTGTGAATCAACGATCTCAGCGAGCCGCCGGTACAGAGCTCCATAAAGATGGAGATGCAGTTATCGTCACGTTCGCAGTAGTAGTATCGCACAATGTTGGGATGCTGAAGTGAGCTCATTATCTCCACCTCCTGAGCAATGTCACGCAGCTGTGAGCCGACCGCGGTGGTTGCCCCAcccacctcttcctccactgctgccgccctggGAGACGTTGCGGAGTTCGCGCCTGCTGCAAgggtgccactgccgcctgcACAGGCCCCAGCAACTCCGCTGTTGACTTGCTGTTCCTCATCTTGATTCGAGTCCTCCTTCAAGTACATCCGCTTCACTGCGCACCTGGCACCTGTGTGTTCCATCTCTGCCTCGAACACGTTGCCAAAGGCACCTCCACCAAGCCGGCGGCCGAGAGTGTATGGTGGGACTTGAAAAGGCTGCGACGggcactgctgctgatgtcgctcctgctcctgctgaGGAAGCAGCGGGGACGAGACACAACCGTGCTCCGACTCCACGCCAATGCCAGCCAGCAAGAGAGCGTTAAGGGAAGTGGAGGAAaacggcaccagcagccggGCGGAAAAGGGCACGCTGGCCGGGTATGCCATCGCCGAgcgggaaaagaaaaagacgGGCCGCCTCTCCACCTGCAGCCACGAAAGCGCCGTCTCCAACTCTGCAGATCCCTCCGCCACATCAGGGGCATGAATCAACACCACCCCGAAACGCTCGGAACCGCGATTGAATTTGTTGAGTGCTTGAAGGTTGCTGACGCGCAACAGCATAAAATTGCGCTCCCATAGCGATGACGCCACTTGAGAAAGGACACCCGCATTCCTGcaaaacagcagcgccgtgacGTTGACATTCTCTGGCAAGTCAGCGAGTTGCTgtagcggctgctgctcctgcatcACAATCTTTTTGCCGTCGCGCCCTCCCCGAGTCAGCTGCTCCTGTCTGCCGCTTCCACCGCTGTCAGCGGTGCTCGGCCTCGTCTGAGCTCCAGTGGCGccactggtgctgctgggcgTCGCTTGCTTTGTAGGACGCAGCGCTTGCTGTGCGTTCATGCGTTCGTGCACCCTGTGAGACTCCTGCTGATCCATGTGCGCCTGATGCTGCTCGAAGGTCCCGCGGCTCAGCAGGAGTCTATTTTCACGATCTTCCTCAAACTGCTGCTTGGCTTTGTCACCAGCCTGCAAAGAACGGCTGGTGAGGGAAGCGTAGTTCCCATCGGCCAGTGTCATATCATCTTCAAAGCCGCCCCCTGCACCGCCGTTGTCACACTTTCCACTGTGAGGCCGATCCGATAGGCGATAGTAGGGCGGCGCGTTAGTAACCGGGTGGGTGCTACCCTCCGTCAGAGCTCGGAGGTTGCGTACCGCAATAGATATTTCATCCTCCATATACTCATCAT
It encodes the following:
- a CDS encoding putative protein kinase; the encoded protein is MIKWNELRLQRRTSQTPLEENRSCSSDESFSLASIWTPNREQELHVLEDRISFSVFELEGVYLNPLLVSWSKPRLRSLVADVAATWAKEGPYSAEFDCISSRLFDAISTEQTCQLRSTCLLSVRQWLGSAQHRWDVTCVLIALLTVSILCIVFLAVFGRTQAVCVVFSTMLSVAVVLMYVVAVFVLHHNTYADAASRYFREEVVRAAQKKMEEEEMAEKRDVGSRSGYRHRGAVKTSRDAADNGCRGYTAGDDDTGVDDEYMEDEISIAVRNLRALTEGSTHPVTNAPPYYRLSDRPHSGKCDNGGAGGGFEDDMTLADGNYASLTSRSLQAGDKAKQQFEEDRENRLLLSRGTFEQHQAHMDQQESHRVHERMNAQQALRPTKQATPSSTSGATGAQTRPSTADSGGSGRQEQLTRGGRDGKKIVMQEQQPLQQLADLPENVNVTALLFCRNAGVLSQVASSLWERNFMLLRVSNLQALNKFNRGSERFGVVLIHAPDVAEGSAELETALSWLQVERRPVFFFSRSAMAYPASVPFSARLLVPFSSTSLNALLLAGIGVESEHGCVSSPLLPQQEQERHQQQCPSQPFQVPPYTLGRRLGGGAFGNVFEAEMEHTGARCAVKRMYLKEDSNQDEEQQVNSGVAGACAGGSGTLAAGANSATSPRAAAVEEEVGGATTAVGSQLRDIAQEVEIMSSLQHPNIVRYYYCERDDNCISIFMELCTGGSLRSLIHSGKLVNPPEIKHLLREIISAVSYLHNMRIVHRDLKPDNVLFRQGHIKITDFGTAVHKHGGDLRLIRGTFAYMAPEILVGDPYGRACDVWSIGCIAAEVLSVELPQHALGLPEMCDYYRAMGENSELPIECDVPGVRDFLLACLQRNPNQRSTAAELFYHPILQARDTSIHDWMVEVVARRRRMQQQQQALHRNGLGSRTGGGAGGLGGNHQVSSNGPNNNGGMNCANAGDRFDLHSVGSAQSLDSSKLV